The window GCGCGTCCCTGCGCCGCACGGGCCCCGACGTCACACGAAGGTGCCTGCTCTGTCGGTCAGAGCTGCTCGCCGACGAAGACCGTGAGGTCGACGAGGCGGTTGGAGTAGCCCCACTCGTTGTCGTACCAGCCGAGGATCTTCACCGTGTTGCCCTCCTGGACCATGGTCAGGGAGGAGTCGAAGGTGCAGGAGGCCGGGTCGCTGACGATGTCCGAGGAGACGATCTCGTCCTCGGTGTAGGCCAGGTAGCCCTTGAGGTCGCCGTCCTCGGAGGCCTTCTTGAACGCGGCGTTGACCTCGTCCTTGGTGACCTCGCGCTGCAGCGTGACGACCAGGTCGGTGGCCGAGCCGGTCGGGACCGGGACGCGCATCGCGATGCCGTCGAGCTTGCCCTTGAGCTGCGGGAGGACCAGCGCGGTGGCCTTCGCGGCACCGGTGGTGGTCGGGATGATGTTCTCGGCGGCGGCGCGGGCGCGGCGCAGGTCCGAGTGCGGGAAGTCCAGGATGCGCTGGTCGTTGGTGTACGCGTGGACCGTCGTCATCAGACCCTTGACGATGCCGAAGTTCTCGTCGAGGACCTTGGCCATCGGCGCCACACAGTTGGTGGTGCAGGAGGCGTTGGAGATGACGTGGTGGTTGGCCGCGTCGTACTTGTCCTGGTTGACGCCCATCACGATGGTGATGTCCTCGTCCTTGGCCGGAGCCGAGATGAGGACCTTCTTGGCGCCGCCGGCGAGGTGCTTCGCGGCGTCGGCCTTCTTCGTGAAGATGCCGGTGGACTCGATCACGATGTCGACGCCCAGCTCACCCCACGGGATGTCGGCGGGGTTGCGCTCGGAGAGGACCTTGATGGTGTGGCCGTCCACGGTGATCGTGTCGGCGGTGTGCGACACCTCGGCCTTGAGACGGCCCAGGATGGTGTCGTACTTCAGGAGGTGTGCGGTGGTCGCGGTGTCACCCAGGTCGTTGACAGCCACGATCTCGATGTCAGCACCCTGCTCCAGCAGCGCGCGGAAGTAGTTACGACCGATGCGGCCAAAGCCGTTGATGCCTACGCGGATCGTCACGAACCGATCTCCTCGTTGGTACGCCGGCTCAGTGCCGGCGAGCTGTATGGGATGTCCCCGACCGCCTACGACCCTACCTCCCCCGGGCCCGTCGAGTGACATCGAGATGCCCTATACATGCCGGTGCGGTCCGTACTCGCCAGTAGGGGTACGGACCGCCCTGGTTTTGCAAGGCGATTACCTTTTGAGCGGCCCTCCGATCATCTGATTCCAGACGTCCGCAGGGCCGCTCACGAGGCCTTCTTCCAGCCGTTCGGCGCAGTCGGCGCTCAGTTCTTCAGAGCAGCCAGCGCCTTGCCGAGCAGTGCCTTGCGGTCGGCGGCCGCGGGGACCTGCTCCAGACCGAAGCCCAGCAGCACGGTGTCGCCCGTGGTGACCGCGCCGTAGGTCTTGAACAGTTCACCCGACAGGCCCCAGTCCTTCACCACGGCCGGGCTGCCCGCGGGCGGACCGGGAGTGCTCCAGGCACCGAGCGACGTCTCGAAGCCCTCGACCGCGCCGGCCGTGCCGCCGATGACGACGGTGGCGTTGTCGGCCAGGACGCCACGACCGCCGGAACCGGGGTCGGTGACGTAGCTGAGCGACACCTCGACCTTCTTCCCGGCGTACGCGGACAGGTCGAACTCGACCTTCTGCCAGCCGTCCGAGGCCCCGGTGAAGCTGTTCCAGGAGCCGCTGGTGCCGGTGGGCGTGCAGCCGCCGGAGCCCAGGGTCAGGTACCGCTTCAGCGCCGGGTGGCCCTGGATGAAGTACCCGGCCTCGCACTCGACGGGCACGGCGGTGGAGGTGGCGCCGCCGGCCTCCGGCAGCGTCGTCCAGTCGTCCGCCCCCACCGTGTGCGCCTCCAGCAGGGCGTGGTCGTAGCCCTCCTCGGTGCTCCACAGCAGCTGGCTGCGCAGGGCGGGCCTGTCGGCCGCGCTCACCGAGGTGAGGTCGATGGTGCGGGTGAGACGGTTCCACGCGTAGTCGGTGTGCGTGGCGGCCGCCATGGACGCGCCCTCGTACGGGCCGTACGGGTTGACGGTCCCGGGGTACTGGCCCGCTCCCGCGCTCTTGAACTGCGGGAACGTCTCCACGGGCAGGGCGTCGGAGGTGACCCCGAAGGAACCGGCCGTGTTCAGCGGGTTCCCGGGCGCGTCGCCGAGCTTGCCACTGAAGCCGCCGAGCTTGCCGAGGCCCGCGAAGGCGGTGGCGTTGGGCAGTGAGGTGCGGCTGTAGGCGCCCAGGTAGTACTGGCTGAAGTCGTTCGACAGGGTGCCGTCGCCGAGGTCGACGGAACCGCCGGCGCTCTCGCCCGCCTCGATCAGCTTGCCGCCCTCGTTGAGGTAGGCGCGCAGGGCGAGCTGGGTGGCGACGCCCGGACGGACGGCGCCCGTATAGTGCACGACGGTCTTGAAGTGCTCCAGTACGCCGAGCGCGTCGGGAGCGCCCTGGGTCGCGACATCCCAGACGAGCGCCCTCTTGTTGTTGGCCTTCAGGGCGTCGACGTAGGCCTGCGTCTGGGTCGCGGTCGCGCCCTCCTCGGCGACGACGAGGATGTCGCCCTTGGGGCGTTCGGCCACGGTGTAGGTGAAGCGCTCGCTCTTGGTGGGCTTGCCGCTCTTGGTCTCACCGGTGAACCAGACCTCGACCTTGTCGCCGGGCTCGCCCTCGCGCACCCTGGCCCGGTACTCGTCGAACCAGAGGTTGTCCTCACCGCCGAAGGTCTCCCCGCCCTTCCAGGGCTTGAGCCTCTCCTGGTACGTGGCGCCGCGGCCGTTGACCCGGTAGTTCAGCTCCTTGTCGCTCACGGACCTGCGGGCGACGACGGAGACCTCCTGCTTCTTGCCGCGCGAGTACGACGTGCCGAACGTCGCCGGGGTGAAGTCGGGGGCGTCGACGCCGACCGAGGACTTCGGCCGGTCGGGCGTGGCGGCGGACTCGGCGACGGAGAGCGCGAACGGGATGTTCTTCGCGAACTCCTGCTGGATCAGCTTCTCGTCGTCCGGGAACGTGAAGACGGAGGCGCAGTCCTCGGGCTTCCAGGCGTCGTTCGGGTCGATGTTCGACGCCGTCTGGCAGGTCGACATCTCGGGGGTGAACATCGCCGTGCCGTTGACGTTGGCCGCGTGGCCGTCCGCCTCACCGTTGGTGGTGTACAGCTCGGAGGAGAGCTGGGGGTGGTAGCCGGGGACCGCGGGGTTGTCCGGGGTACCGGCCAGCGACTTGTAGAGCACGTCGTCCGGGCTGGGCGTGGCCACCTGCCAGCCGACCCCGTAGAGGATGAGTTCGGCGGCCGAGTGGTAGTTGATGCCGTACTCGAAGCCGATGCGCTTCTCGAAGGCGTCCAGGGCCTTGGTCTCGGGCTCCGAGCCCGGGCCGCCGCCGCGGTAGGTCTCGCTGGTGGGGAACGGGGACGAGCCCTCGTTGTCGTAGCCCCACTTGTAGGCGAAGTTGCGGTTGAGGTCGACGCCGTCGCCGACGGTGATGGCGTTGTCGCCGTTGACGTCCCGCAGGTTCTTGCGCCACTGGCGGTTGGCGGCGTCGCGGTGGGTGAAGTCGTAGCCGTCCGGGTTGGCGGAGATCACGAACCACAGCTCGGTGGAGTCGACGATCTTCTTGATCCGCTTGTCCGTCTTGTAGTTGTCCAGGTAGTGGTGCATCAGGCGCCGGGTCATCTCCGGCGTGATCCACTCGCGCGCGTGCTGGTTGGACATGTACAGCACGGACGGCTTGGCACCGTCCTTGGTCTTCTTCGCGTCCTTGGTCAGCTTCACGGCGAGGATGTCCTGGCCCTGGAGGGACGTGCCGAGGGAGACCACCTTGGTCAGGGACGGGTTCTCCTGACCCGTCCGCAGGATCTCCTCCTTGATGTTCCCGGCTCCGCTGTAGGGGCGGTAGACCCCGTCGGCGGCGGCGTCCACACGCGCCTCCGCCTTACGCGTGAGCTGGTGCTCCTTCAGCTTGACGCCCTGCTCCTCCAGGGCGTCCGCCTGTTTGTCGGTGAGGTAGACCTCGACCGACGCGGTGCCCTTCTCGGGTGCCTGCTCGCTGAGTTCGTGACCGTCCTGCCCGGCGGCGAGCAGCAGCGGTATCTGCTTCTTCGTCACCTCGGCCCGGAAGACTTTGACTTCGTCGGTGTCGGAGCCGTCGTTCTCGGCGGCCTGGGCCAGCGGCGCGAGTCCCGCGCCACCGCCCAGCAGGAGTGCGCCGGCGGCGAGGATCGATCTCGCTCTTCGTCTCATGAGCCCCCCTTGCATTGTTCGCCCCAGTAGCGAACAGACGCCAGGCTCATGTCAGATCTGGGCCAAGTCAAGGAGGCGACACAGGCCAATCACGGAATTCACGCGGAAAGCAGAAAGCCGGTGCCGACATGCACAAGTGGCCGTCGGCACCGGCGAGTTGAGCCTCCCCCGATGATCTGTCACCCCACCAGGTTTTCGGCCATCTCCTCGGTGATGCTGGCCTCGGTGCCCGGGATGCCGAGGTCCGACGCGCGCTTGTCGGCCATGGCCAGCAGACGGCGGATCCGGCCCGCGACGGCGTCCTTGGTGAGCGGCGGGTCGGCGAGCGCGCCCAGCTCCTCCAGGGAGGCCTGCTTGTGCTCCATGCGCAGCCGCCCCGCGGCCGCGAGGTGCTCGGGGACGTCGTCGGCGAGGATCTCCAGGGCACGGCCCACGCGGGCGCCGGCGGCGACGGCGGCACGGGCCGAGCGGCGCAGGTTGGCATCGTCGAAGTTGGCGAGCCGGTTCGCCGTGGCCCGGACCTCGCGACGCATCCGCCGCTCCTCCCACGCCAGCACGGACTCGTGGGCGCCGAGGCGGGTCAGGAGCGCGCCGATCGCGTCCCCGTCCCGGACGACCACCCGGTCCACGCCCCGTACCTCGCGGGCCTTCGCCGCGATCGACAGCCGGCGGGCGGCGCCGACCAGCGCGAGCGCCGCCTCCGGGCCCGGGCAGGTCACCTCCAGGGAGGACGAGCGGCCGGGCTCGGTGAGCGAGCCGTGGGCCAGGAAGGCGCCGCGCCAGGCCGCCTCGGCGTCACAGGTGGCCCCGGAGACGACCTGCGGGGGAAGGCCCCGGATGGGGCGGCCGCGGCCGTCCACCAGACCGGTCTGCCGGGCCAGCTGGTCGCCGCCCGCCACCACGCGTACGACATAGCGCGAGCCTCTGCGCAGGCCGCCGGGCGCCATCACGATCAGTTCGGAGCTGTGGCCGAAGATCTCCAGGATGTCCCGCTTGAGTCTGCGGGCCGCCATCGCGGTGTCCAGCTCCGCCTCGATCACGATGCGTCCGCTCACCAGGTGCAGCCCGCCCGCGAACCGCAGGATCGCCGAGACCTCCGCCTTTCTGCAGCAGGTCCGGGTGACGGGTAGCCGGGAGATCTCGTCCTTCACCGCTGCCGTCATCGCCATGGGCCGATCCTTCCATGCATCCGAAAAATACGGTCGTACGCGGCGGCCAACAGCTCCGGGTCGTGCCGCGGAGATCCGTCGGGCCGGGCCACCGGCGCCAGCTCGACCGCGGCGCCGAACCGTTTGGCGGCGTCGGTCAGGGAGTCGCGGTCGGGCACGGCGGCCTCGTCGGCCAGCACCACGTCCAGGGCGAGTTTAGGGGCGTGTCGTGCCAAAACCTCCAAATGACGCTGCGGGGAGAAGCCATCGGTTTCTCCCGGCTGCGGTGCGAGGTTCAGCGACAGCACGAGCCGGGCCTTGGTCTCGGTGAGCGCGTCGAGCAGCTCGGGCACGAGCAGGTGCGGGATCACCGAGGAGAACCAGGAGCCGGGACCGAGGACCACCCAGTCGGCGTCGCGGACCGCCGCGACGGCCTCGGGCACGGCGGGCGGGTCGTGCGGCACGACGTGCACGGACTGCACCTCACCGGGGGTGAGTGCGACGGTCGCCTGCCCCCGGACCGTCTCGACGTCGTCCGGGCGCGCCGGATCGTGCCCCTTGACCAGGGCCTGGAGCTCCAGCGGTACGGCCGACATGGGCAGCACCCGGCCCTGGGCACCCAGCAGCCTGCCCACCAGGTCGAGGGCCTGGACATGGTCGCCGAGCTGTTCCCACAGGGCGACGATCAGCAGGTTGCCGACCGCGTGTTCGTGCAGGTCGCCCTGGGACTGGAAGCGGTGCTGGATGACACGGGCCCAGGTCTGGCCCCAGTCGTCGTCGCCGCACAGCGCGGCCAGCGCCTTGCGCAGGTCGCCGGGCGGCAGGACGCCCAGCTCGTCCCGCAGGCGTCCGCTGGAGCCGCCGTCGTCGGCGACGGTGACCACGGCGGTGAGGTCGCCGGTGATCCGGCGCAGGGCGGCGAGCGAGGCGGACAGGCCCATGCCGCCGCCGAGCGCGACGACCTTGGGCTGGGCTCCCCGGCGGCGCGGCTTGGCCCCGCGCGCCTCGGCGGGCTGGCCCGCGCGGCCCTCGGGGGTGACGCGGCGCAGTCTGCCCAACCGCAGAGCAGCACGTCCGGTCACTCGCGCCCCATGTCCCGGTGCACGACGACGGTTTCGACGCCCTGGGAGGCGAGGCGGGCGGCGAGCTTCTCGGAGGTGGCGACCGAGCGGTGCTTGCCGCCGGTGCAGCCGACCGCGATGGTCACGTACCGCTTGCCCTCGCGGCGGTAGCCGGCGGCGATCATCTGCAGCAGCTCGGTGTAGCGGTCGAGGAACTCCTTGGCGCCGGGCTGGTTGAAGACGTACGCGGAGACCTCCTCGTTCAGACCGGTGAACGGGCGCAGCTCCGGGACCCAGTGCGGGTTGGGCAGGAAGCGCATGTCCACGACCAGGTCGGCGTCGACCGGGAGGCCGTACTTGAAGCCGAAGGACATGACGGTGGCCCGCAGCTCGGGCTCCTCGTCGCCGGCGAACTGGGCGTCCATCTTGGCGCGCAGCTCGTGCACGTTCAGGCTGGAGGTGTCGATGACCAGGTCGGCGTCGCCGCGCAGCTCGCGCAGCAGTTCCCGCTCGGCGGCGATGCCGTCGGTGATGCGGCCGTCGCCCTGGAGGGGGTGCGGGCGGCGGACCGACTCGAAGCGGCGCACGAGGGCGTCGTCGGAGGACTCCAGGAAGACGATGCGCCGGGTGACGTGCTTGGTCTCCAGGTCCGCGAGGGAGTCGCGGAGGTTGTCGAAGAAGCGGCGGCCGCGGACGTCGACGACGACCGCGATCCGGGCCACGTTCCCCTGGGAGCGGGCGCCGAGTTCCACCATGGTGGGGATCAGCGCGGGTGGCAGGTTGTCGACGACGAACCAGCCGAGGTCCTCCAGACACTTGGCGGCCGTGGACCGTCCGGCGCCGGACATGCCGGAGATGATGACCAGCTCGGGGATGGCCGCCTCGGGGACCCCGGCTGTTTCGATGCCCGTACTCACGTGTGCTCCGTCTTCCTGTGGCGCTGGGTGCTGCGGGGTTGCGTCGCCCACCGCGCTGTGGGCCTCCCCGCGCTCCGCCGTGTGCTCGTGGTGCTGCTCTTCCGGACGCTCCGGGCGCCCCGGGAGTTCTGTGGGCTCCGGGAGTTCCGGTCGTTCGTCGTGCTCGGTCATGTCTCCTGCCCTCGCCGCCGGTCCGGGGCGCCCGCGGCCACGGGCTCCCCAGAGGGGTCCGCCGTCGTACCGGGCTCCTCCTCATCCATGATCTCTCCAGTGGCCGTGTTCACGGCGGGCGCGGCCGGAGCCGCCTCGGCGAGGGCCACGGCGATGGTCTCGGCCGTCTTGCGGCCTATGCCGGGGACCTCGCAGATCTGGTCGATCGTCGCGGAGCGCAGCTTCTTCAGCGAACCGAAGTGTTTCAGCAGGGCCTGCTTGCGAGCGTCCCCGAGGCCGGGCACGTCGTCCAAGGGGCTCGCCCGGAAACGCTTGGCGCGTTTGGCGCGCTGGTAGGTGATGGCGAAGCGGTGGGCCTCGTCGCGGACCCGCTGCAGGAGGTAGAGGCCCTCGCTGCTGCGGGGCAGGACCACCGGGTCGTCCTCGCCGGGCACCCAGACCTCCTCCAGGCGCTTGGCGAGGCCGCAGACGGCGATGTCGTCGATGCCCAGCTCGTCGAGCGCCCGCCGGGCGGCGGCGACCTGCGGCTGCCCGCCGTCGACGACGACGAGCTGGGGCGGGTAGGCGAACCGCTTGGGGCGGCCGTCCTCCTCGGTGAAGGCGTTCGGGTCGATGCCCGCGTTCTCGTCCTCCTCGACCCACTCGCCCGTCTTCTCCTTCTCCGCGAGGTAGCGCCGGAAGCGACGGGCGATGACCTCGTGCATGGAGCGGACGTCGTCCTGGCCCTCGCCGTGCCAGACCTGCGTGTCCCCGACCCGGCCCTTGATCTGGAAGCGGCGGTACTCGCTCTTGCGGGCCAGTCCGTCCTCGAAGACGACCATGGAGGCCACGACGTCGTCGCCCTGGAGGTGGGAGATGTCGTAGCACTCGATCCGCAGGGGGGCGCTGTCCAGGTCGAGGGCCTCGGCGATCTCCTCCAGCGCGCGGGAGCGGGTCGTGAGGTCGGAGGCCCGCTTGGTCTTGTGCAGGACGAGCGACTGCTGGGCGTTGCGTGCCACGGTCTCCATGAGCGCCTTCTTGTCGCCGCGCTGCGGGATGCGCAGGGAGACGCCCGCCCCGCGGCGGCCGGTGAGCCACTCCTGGACGGGTCCGACGGGGTCGGGCAGCGCCGGGACCAGGACCTCCTTGGGCACGGAGTCGCCGGTCTCCTCGCCGTAGAGCTGCTGGAGCGCGTGTTCGACGAGGTCACCGGTGGTGACGGCCTCGACCTTGTCGGTGACCCAGCCGCGCTGTCCGCGCACCCGTCCGCCGCGTACGTGGAAGATCTGGACGGCCGCCTCCAGCTCGTCCTCGGCGACCGCGATCAGGTCGGCGTCGGTCGCGTCGGCGAGCACGACCGCGTTCTTCTCCATGGCCTTCTTCAGGGCCTCGATGTCGTCACGCAGCCGGGCGGCCCGCTCGTACTCCATGTCCTCGGCCGCGTCCGTCATCCGCTTCTCCAGACGGCGGATGTACGTGCCGGTGCGCCCCGCCATGAAGTCGCTGAACTCGTCGGCCAGTTCGCGGTGGTCCTCGGCGGAGATCCGCTCGACGCAGGGCGCCGAGCACTTGCCGATGTAACCGAGCAGACAGGGCCGGCCGGTGCGGGCCGCGTTCTTGAACACCCCGGCCGAGCAGGTGCGTACGGGGAAGACGCGCAGCAGCAGGTCGACCGTGTCCCGGATCGCCCACGCGTGCGCGTACGGCCCGAAGTACCGCACGCCCTTCTTCTTGTGCCCGCGCATCACCTGCACGCGCGGGTACTGCTCGTTCATCGTGACCGCGAGGTACGGATAGCTCTTGTCGTCGCGGTACTTGACGTTGAACCGGGGGTCGAACTCCTTGATCCAGGAGTACTCCAGCTGCAGCGCCTCGACCTCCGTGGACACGACGGTCCACTCCACGGAGGCGGCCGTGGTGACCATCGTGCGGGTGCGCGGGTGGAGGCCGGTCAGGTCCTGGAAGTAATTGGCCAGGCGCTGACGCAGGCTCTTCGCCTTCCCGACGTAGATCACCCGGCGGTGCTCGTCACGGAACTTGTACACCCCGGGAGAGTCCGGGATCTGCCCCGGGCTGGGGCGGTAGCTGGAGGGATCGGCCATGCTCCACACCCTACTGGCGGGGAGTGACAACCCGGGGGCCCTGTGGACGGAGCGCAGCGGCCGGACGGCACCGCGCCCCGGGCTCTAACGCGTCTCCAGGAAGGTCAGTACCGCCAGGACCCGCCGGTGGTCGTCCGGCTCCTCGGGCAGCCGCAGTTTCCCGAGGATGCTGCGCACATGCTTCTCCACGGTCCCCTCGGTCACCCACAGCCGACGGCCGATGCCCGAGTTGGACCGCCCCTCCGCCATCAGGCCGAGGACCTCCCGCTCACGATTGCTGAGCATCGACAGCGGATCGTCACGGCGCTGCGCGGCCACCAGCTCCTGCACCAGTGAGGGGTCGACCACCGACCCGCCCCGGCGGATGCGGTCGAGGGTCTCCAGGAACTCGTCCACGACCGTGATCCGGCTCTTGAGCAGATACCCGATGCTGCGCCCGCCGGCCAGCAGCTCCAGGGCGTCCTCGACCTCGACGAACGCCGACAGCACCAGGATCCCGACCGACGGATACCGCTCCCGGATGGTGCCGGCGGCCTTCAGTCCCTCCGTGGACTGCGTCGGCGGCATCCGGATGTCGACGATCGCGATGTCCGGCAGCTCCGTCTCGACGAGGTCCATGAGCCCGTCGGCGTCGCCCGCCTGGCCCGCCACCTCGTAGCCGACGCGCTCGCACAGGCTCGCCAGCCCCTCCCGCAGCAGCACGTCGTCGTCCGCGAGCACCACCCGTCCGCGCACCGGATGCTGATCGGCCTCCATGGTCTCGGTCTCCCCCTTGCCCGACCTGTCCCGTTCGTCTCGACAGCCTGCCTGAACACGGGTCTTACGGCTAGCCGGAAGCCTAGTTGGGGGAGGGCCGTGAAGACACCTGAACGTCTGTCCGCCATGCTCGTAGATGTGCGGCCGCGGGTGGACCGGCACCTCCGACGGGAGACGGCGAGCCATCCCGCCCTGCCCCGGGACCGGACGGCCGTCTCCGCCGTCCGATTCGGCCGCCCGGAACGTACGCCCGTACCGAGTCCCGAACTCCCCCCTTGAACGGGCCTCACCGCGTACGCTTCGGGCGGTCACACACCTCACGCAGGTCACTCACGTCACACACGCGGCTGGACGACCGCCGCGTCCTCCTCCTGCGGCGGCGTCAGCGGCAGACGCACGCTCAGCGTCGTCCCGCTGCCGGGCGGGCTGGCGACCGTCAACCGGCCGCCGATCGCCTCCACCCGGTCGATGAGCCCGATCAGCCCCGACCCCTTGTCGGGCTCCGCCCCCCCGTCGCCGTCGTCGCGGATGACCAGTTCCAGCACGCCCGAGCGCTCCTCGGCCACCACGGTCACCACGTTCGCGCGCGCGTGCTTGACGGTGTTGGTGAGGCTCTCGGAGATGACGTAGTAGGCGGCCACCTCGACCTGTTCCGGGAAGCGGGCCTTGCCGAAGGCGAGGTCGAGTTCCACGGGCACGGCGCAGCGGCGGGCCAGGGCGCGCAGAGCGGGGCCCAGGCCACCCCTGGAGAGGACGGAGGGGTGGATGCCCCGGGCCACCTGCAGCAGCTCCTGGAAGGTGTCGTCGAGGCCCCTGGCCAGCTGGTCAAGCCGCCGGGCCAGTTCCGAGGAGGGGTCCTCCACCAGGGTCTCGGCCATCCTCAGTTCCAGTTGCAGGGAGACCAGGCGCTGCTGGACGCCGTCGTGCAGGTCGCGTTCGATGCGCCGCCGGGAGGCGTCCCCGGCGGCGACCACGCGCGCGCGGGAGGCGGCCAGCTGGGCGCGGCTGTCGGCGTTGGCGATCGCGGTGGCGATCAGTTCGGTGAAGTCGGCGAGCCGGGACTCGGTGCCCCCGGGCAACGGGTCGAGGAGCGAGGCGGCCACGACGACCCCCCACAGGCAGCCCTCGACGACGATGGGGGCGCCCACACAGGTGCCCGAGCGGGCGGCGCTCCGGGTGCGGGCCACCTCGTCGATGGTCCTCCGGGCCGCCTCATGGCGGGTCGTACGCACGATCTCGGCGGCCTCGTCCCCGCGCGCGTGCGCGATCCCGAGGACCTTGACGCTGCCGTCGGGCTCGTGGCGCAGGACGGCCGCCGCCGTGCCCAGCAGGGACGCCACCTCCTCGGCGACCTTCCCGAACACGTCGGCCGGCGGTACGCCGCGCGCGACCGCGGTGGCGACCCGGCGCAGCGCGGCCTGTTCGAGCGCGGCCCGGCGGCTCTCGGTGACGTCGCGGGCGGCCGCGTAGATGAGGCCCTCCTCCGGGACCGGCCGGGCGCTCCACTGCAGCCAGCGTTCGGTGCCGTCGGCGCGGACGTACCGGTTCTCGAACTCGGCGACCTCGGTGCCGCTCGCCAGCAGCGCGATGGTCTCGCGGGTCTTGTCCCGGTCCTCCTCGTGGACGAAGTCGAGCAGGGGCCGGGAGGTCAGCGTCTCGATCGGGTAGCCCAGGGTGCGTTCGAACGCCGGGTTGACGCGCTTGAAGTAGCCGTCGACGCCGCTGATGCAGAGCAGGTCCATGGAGAGGTTGAAGATGCTCTCCAGTTCCTGTTCGGCTCGTCTGCGGCGGCCGTGGGCGGCGGCGAAGGACGCCATGGTGCCGTTCATGCCGCCCAGCAGCTGGGCCCAGGTGCCGTCGAAGGAGTCGACGTCGGCCCGGTGGCAGAGCCGGCCCGCGTCGATCGCGGTGTTCATGGCCCGGATCTCGCCGGCCAGCCGTCCGCTGGTCACCCGCAGCTCGCGGAACGTGTCGGCGACGTCCCCGAGTTCGTCGCGTCCGGTGTAGTGGATGTCGTACGAGAGGTCGCCCTCCGACAGGGCGCGGGCGCCCTCGGAGACCTCGCCGAGAGGGCGGGTGATCGAGCGGCGCAGGGCCAGCGCGAGCAGGGTGACGAAGGTCAGGACGGCGAGGGAGATGCCCAGTTCGGTCAGGGCCTGGGCCCGTATGGCGCGCAGATCGCGGTGGGCGGTGTCGTCGAGTTCGCGGGCGGCGCGGTCCTGGATGCCGCGCAGGGCGTCGACGTAGCGCGCGGAGTCGTCGAGCCAGCTGTCGTACGAGGGCCAGTCGGCGGGTCGGGGGTCGGTGTCGGCGGCGAGCAGGTCGCGGACCGTGCGGACCTCGCGTCCGGGGGCCTGGAAGATCACGGTGTGCAGTTCGGCGTTCAGTCCGTCCGAGGCGGTCAGCCGAAACCTTCTGAGCTGCGACTTCTCCAGTTCGGTCCAGCGGCCGGCGGCGGCGGTGGTGCGCCGCTCGCCGGGTGTGTGGAAGAGGATGGCGAGTTCCGCGCGTTCGCTCTCGGTGGCGGCGACGGCCCGCAGCATCGCCATGTGGGCGTCGGCCGCGCGGCCCGCGGCCCGGGTGGGGCGCCCGGCTTCGAGGCCGGCGACCGTGTCGAGCACCTTGTTCTGGATCACCTCGTACCGCTGGGTGAGGGTCCGGGCGTCCAGCGAGCCGGTACCGGTCTGGACCCGCAGGGCGTGCAGTTGGCGGCGTACGGAGTCGAGGACCCCGGCGACGTCGGACCCCACCTGCCGGTCCACGGCTTCCCCGAAGGCGTGCCGCAGGGCGTCGTCGGTGACCCGCTGGGCCTGCGTCCGGGCGCGCAGGGTGTCCGGCCGGGCATCCAGCCGGGCCTCGACCGCGGCGATCCGCTCACGGGCGACGGCGCCTCCGACCTCGCTGGTCGTGAACGAGACCTCGATCGCGGTGTCGAAGTCGCGCAGGGTCCGCGCCTCCTGCCACTGGGTCATGGCGGTGAACGCCGTGAAGGACAGCAGGACGGTGACCGGCAGCAGGACGAGCAGCATCAGCTTGGGGCCGACGCGCAGCCGCGCCAGGAACGGGACGCGGCTCGCGCCCGTGGCGGGCCGGCGGACCTCGGTGGGGCGCGGGGCGGGGGTACGTCCGTGGGACGGCGGGCGGAGCACGGCCGGGCCTCACGGTCCGGTCGGGGGGTAGTGCCCGTGGTCCGCCAGATCCTGGTCGACGGCCCGCACCGCCTCGTCCAGCGCGGGCCGCACGGCCCCTCCCCCCATGATCTTCGCGAAGGCGTGGGAGAAGGCCTCGGTGATCGCCGGATAGGCGGGGGTCTGCGGCCGGGGACGTGCGGCCCCGGCGCGCAGTTGTTCTATGTAGAGGCGTGCGCGGCCGCCCTCGGCGAAG is drawn from Streptomyces bottropensis ATCC 25435 and contains these coding sequences:
- a CDS encoding gluconeogenesis factor YvcK family protein, translating into MTGRAALRLGRLRRVTPEGRAGQPAEARGAKPRRRGAQPKVVALGGGMGLSASLAALRRITGDLTAVVTVADDGGSSGRLRDELGVLPPGDLRKALAALCGDDDWGQTWARVIQHRFQSQGDLHEHAVGNLLIVALWEQLGDHVQALDLVGRLLGAQGRVLPMSAVPLELQALVKGHDPARPDDVETVRGQATVALTPGEVQSVHVVPHDPPAVPEAVAAVRDADWVVLGPGSWFSSVIPHLLVPELLDALTETKARLVLSLNLAPQPGETDGFSPQRHLEVLARHAPKLALDVVLADEAAVPDRDSLTDAAKRFGAAVELAPVARPDGSPRHDPELLAAAYDRIFRMHGRIGPWR
- a CDS encoding M14 family metallopeptidase, which gives rise to MRRRARSILAAGALLLGGGAGLAPLAQAAENDGSDTDEVKVFRAEVTKKQIPLLLAAGQDGHELSEQAPEKGTASVEVYLTDKQADALEEQGVKLKEHQLTRKAEARVDAAADGVYRPYSGAGNIKEEILRTGQENPSLTKVVSLGTSLQGQDILAVKLTKDAKKTKDGAKPSVLYMSNQHAREWITPEMTRRLMHHYLDNYKTDKRIKKIVDSTELWFVISANPDGYDFTHRDAANRQWRKNLRDVNGDNAITVGDGVDLNRNFAYKWGYDNEGSSPFPTSETYRGGGPGSEPETKALDAFEKRIGFEYGINYHSAAELILYGVGWQVATPSPDDVLYKSLAGTPDNPAVPGYHPQLSSELYTTNGEADGHAANVNGTAMFTPEMSTCQTASNIDPNDAWKPEDCASVFTFPDDEKLIQQEFAKNIPFALSVAESAATPDRPKSSVGVDAPDFTPATFGTSYSRGKKQEVSVVARRSVSDKELNYRVNGRGATYQERLKPWKGGETFGGEDNLWFDEYRARVREGEPGDKVEVWFTGETKSGKPTKSERFTYTVAERPKGDILVVAEEGATATQTQAYVDALKANNKRALVWDVATQGAPDALGVLEHFKTVVHYTGAVRPGVATQLALRAYLNEGGKLIEAGESAGGSVDLGDGTLSNDFSQYYLGAYSRTSLPNATAFAGLGKLGGFSGKLGDAPGNPLNTAGSFGVTSDALPVETFPQFKSAGAGQYPGTVNPYGPYEGASMAAATHTDYAWNRLTRTIDLTSVSAADRPALRSQLLWSTEEGYDHALLEAHTVGADDWTTLPEAGGATSTAVPVECEAGYFIQGHPALKRYLTLGSGGCTPTGTSGSWNSFTGASDGWQKVEFDLSAYAGKKVEVSLSYVTDPGSGGRGVLADNATVVIGGTAGAVEGFETSLGAWSTPGPPAGSPAVVKDWGLSGELFKTYGAVTTGDTVLLGFGLEQVPAAADRKALLGKALAALKN
- the gap gene encoding type I glyceraldehyde-3-phosphate dehydrogenase encodes the protein MTIRVGINGFGRIGRNYFRALLEQGADIEIVAVNDLGDTATTAHLLKYDTILGRLKAEVSHTADTITVDGHTIKVLSERNPADIPWGELGVDIVIESTGIFTKKADAAKHLAGGAKKVLISAPAKDEDITIVMGVNQDKYDAANHHVISNASCTTNCVAPMAKVLDENFGIVKGLMTTVHAYTNDQRILDFPHSDLRRARAAAENIIPTTTGAAKATALVLPQLKGKLDGIAMRVPVPTGSATDLVVTLQREVTKDEVNAAFKKASEDGDLKGYLAYTEDEIVSSDIVSDPASCTFDSSLTMVQEGNTVKILGWYDNEWGYSNRLVDLTVFVGEQL
- the whiA gene encoding DNA-binding protein WhiA, whose translation is MAMTAAVKDEISRLPVTRTCCRKAEVSAILRFAGGLHLVSGRIVIEAELDTAMAARRLKRDILEIFGHSSELIVMAPGGLRRGSRYVVRVVAGGDQLARQTGLVDGRGRPIRGLPPQVVSGATCDAEAAWRGAFLAHGSLTEPGRSSSLEVTCPGPEAALALVGAARRLSIAAKAREVRGVDRVVVRDGDAIGALLTRLGAHESVLAWEERRMRREVRATANRLANFDDANLRRSARAAVAAGARVGRALEILADDVPEHLAAAGRLRMEHKQASLEELGALADPPLTKDAVAGRIRRLLAMADKRASDLGIPGTEASITEEMAENLVG